The window AGGCTCTGGTGGTGAAGGGGCAGATAGAGGGACGCACCTTTCTGGCTTATCCCGATGCTTTGCGTGACGAATGTCTCCATGACAACGCACTCCATGACGACAGCTTCCAAGGCGACACTGAAGGGCGGTAGGACAGACAAGCTAATATCTATCTGTCAGTTCAATctataataaatcaataatttaTGATTTCACATCCATCTCAGGGGAAGGAAACCCGAGTCatcattcttcttctcctctatCAGTGAGGCTTCTGATTCTCCTCCTCTAACAGTGAGGCTTTGTCCCAATCCCAACGCCCCCCCTAAACCCCGAGCCCCTCAGGGACGCACTGAGGTCACCATGTCAGAGGTTGAgtgagagtctgtgagggctttaaatggtTGTAAATATGAAGGGACATCACTTTGCGCCCACATatcacgtcaccatgacaacagcaaTAATTATGATTTATGACTGAGGCTATTATCTTACTACTTTTCACTCTCTAATTTGAACATATTTCAGACTCTTTCCTCATTAAATGAGTACAGACGAATGAAAAGTTGAATTATGAATGTAAATTCTGCTCTCAAACAGACGTAACGTTACCGGGGGAAGGCGCGTCGGGCTGCTCTCTGAGATGAAGCTGATCGTCTGGTGCTGGAGCTcattgtatataatatataatattcataaATCCTCCGCCATTGTTgcctgttgctgaggtgaaGTGGGCGGGCGAGTCACATCTGGGCCTTTTGACTGGTCCCGGCGGACACGAGTCCACAATTCCAGACAAGAATGTATATTGAGAAAGGGCCTTCTTCTCTCCTTACAAtgatgcttcttcttcttcattttctaCTGTCATGTAGAaaggcttttttcttctctcctcccccagaAGGTGGTTGGACATGCAGCTCCTCCACGCCTGTGATTCCACCATCATGGAGTGGATGAAGCTGGTATCAGAGGTCCTGCAGCAGGACTCATCTCAGCTGGTTCTGGATGGACAGGAGCCTCTTCCCTCAGCGGAGTTTAACTTCTGGAGGAGCAGACTGAGGAACCTGCACTTCATCCAGCAGCAGGTCCGTAATCATTTCTATCTTCTACTATTATATTGTTTTCTATTAATCTAGTGAAGGTTTCTGCTCAGCTGATGAGTAGCAGAGCTCAGCAGGTGTTGTCCATTGCTCAGAGTGCAGAGAGCGTCTACTTTTCCAGTCTGAAGGACCTTCACACAGACATCCAGAAAGGTAATGTCTTCATCAGGTGGGCAGAGCCTCATGAGAGCACCTGTTTCCTGAGCACACCTGTTTCTTTCAGGTCTGGACGAGGCTGAAGACGTCACCAGGAACCTGAAACCTGTCCAGGAGAAGCTGGACGAACTTCAGCAGATGGAGTACCAGCAGGTACCACAGGGCTGGCTGTGACATCACCGCTCCGTGTGACATCACTGCTCCGTCTGTGATTGGCAGGTGGGGGACAACATGGctgccgtgatggaggaggTGCGACTGGTGTGGATCAAGTCTGAGTTCTACTGTTCTACTAGAGTTGTGGTCCTGCTGCAGGAGATCTGCACCCTGTTCATACAGatggtaagacacacacacacacacacacgcacacacacacacatcacatgctGTCaatgcccctccccctcttgcAGAGCAGGAGCTTCCTGCATGGAGAGGACTTGATGAGACCTGTGGGGTCAGAACTTGGTCAGAAGATGGATGATGTCACTCTGGTGATCTGGACCCTTAAGAGCCTCAAAGAGGCCTTTAGGCTGTGCAGAACCCAGCTGGAGGACCAGAGACAGGTAGACCCGATCCCACCAGGTCTGTATCTCTCCTgtggagagagaaggacagagaaGACCTCCACAGGAGCGTTAGGGACAGAGCGGTCAGGTGGGCTGATCTCAGCCGTGTGTTGGATTCCTATTTAGGGCTGTCAAGATATCCAATATTTGCTGTGCGATTATTACATTTATTGCGGTTtgtgatattattgcaattttcagaccactTATGGCACCAACGCAATGACAATATACCAGCATAGTGATACAAGAAcgctttcaaagaacaaagaacgttttattcgttttaatagttagacattagaatcggaatgtgaaaaaaatatccTAAATAATAAGTGTGGGGACACGGAGCGGGTCTGGTTGGTCCGCTGCGGTCGGTCAGCGGAACGCGAGGCGGCTCGGTGCCGCTGACAACCGGCCGGCCGAAGAGCTGAACGAGCGTCCGGAGGAAGCGACAGCGTCCAGCCTAAAGGCTCCGTCGTGTTTCTAAACCAAACCGGCTGCTTCGCCTTATCGGCTCTCTTCTCTCATTCGGCTTGAAGCACAAAGGTTCCACTTGGACTTTATCCTGATTGTCTGTAGATGAAAAAGAACCCTTCAACCCTCCGGTTGGAGgcgctgcctaagccccgcccccgacaaTGGAATCAGACGAGGTCGCGATCGACTAACGTGTCGGTGACGTTcatttaaatggaaatgaataTCGCACCAACAGCTAATGAGCGCACTCATTTTCCTACATAGTGCAATAAGTCAATATGTTGTGTATCGCTTAGAACACTGTACTCCCATGATGCCTGAGctttgtctctgctgcaggacggaGACACTCTGAGCTGGGACTTTCCTTCACACCTGGTCTTCTTCAGGCTGGACCActtcctgctccacctgcagggcatccaggtacacacatgcatacgtGCAAACGCTTCTCCTCaactcttctttcctcctcgcctcctttcctccctcctctttcttcctcttctccatcctctccccacgcctcctcctccctcaaggAGGTGTTCAGTGTCAGCCAGCAGCTGCATCAGTTGGAGTGGACGGTGCTGTCTGGTGTTGGAGGCCGGACGAGGACTGATATGGTCCAGGAGGTGTATCAGGACTTCCTGTGTCATGTGACGGTTCTGAGTGACCTCAACTGTGACCCCAGCGACCCTGACGACCAGGTGAGACTACTGAGATGTGTGACGATCTTCCTTTTGGATCCTTAGCTGTGtgcgagtcctcctcctctcctcagagcTTCCTCAAGCACCGGAGTCAGTTCTGGGTTCAGGTGTCGGACCTGGAGACACGGCTGGTGTCGGTCCTCAGCAGAGCCTTTGTGGACTgctgcgtctcctcctccggagAAAAGGTACCGGGTCTACTCTGACACGGTAcaggtctggtctggtctgatTCAATCTGGTCTCCTTTGTTTCAGCTGGTGAAGATGTTTGGGTTCATCCTGGACCGTCCCCTGATCCATGATCAGCTGCGTCCTCACCTGGTCCGCCTGGAGGAGATggtcctggaggagctggatcaGATCGAGCAGCTGTTCTTCAGTCAGAGAGAAGAGTCAGACACATTCTGCATGTTCACTCCGTCTCATGCAGCCCGACTCTGCTGGAGTCAGCAGCTCAGGCGGAGAGCTGAGACCACTCTGAACCACCACAGGACTCTCCAACAGCTGTAAGGCCACATTCTCCTGTGTTCAGGTACCTGGACCTGGTCTCTGTGTAGTGCTCAGGTACCTGGACACAAGCTGTCTCTGCAATGGGACGCTCCGGCCTAcagggggacttcctgcttgcgtcatcgACATTACCTCCGCTCctcctgttgcctagcaacctgcttaacagtaaaacacaaatgtatAAAATACAGGTAGAGAAGATAATCTTCTTCTTTCATTGACTTTAGAAAgatctgcttctcctccagagcaTCATATATTTCAGTCTGAGCTTAAATGgttatttaaatcaaatcagTTAAAGCGGTCAGTAAAATCAACTTGCATTCTTCATAGTGTCACTTTAATATTCCAGCAACATCATAAACATAAAAATTGCTCTATCTCGTAATTTGTAATGCGGTAGAAAATTGTTTCCCCTTCCGCTCTCTAAACCAAACACACCTGGCTGTATTCAGGTGACGTCTAAATGTTACATCATCAATATTACATCACAAGCATTTCAGCAATATTGTGACATAAAGGAGATTTAATTGTGATCCGTTTCAAGTTAGTGGAATGGCTGCAACAAAAGTAATAATGCAACTcaaggcagaggagattccatcaatagtcaataaaaacaacaaacacattcattatcGTGTATGAAaggactttttattttcataacacAAGCTATTTTAACTAACTTAATgtctgagctgcagcagctgaacgTCACACACAACGTTCAccagcttcctcctgctccataaaacacaactaaatgtacatttattttactatCACACCActaaacaaaaggagcaaagcatgTTGTGTTCAGGGACCTGAACtcttgtgttgtgttcagggaccTGGATTCAGGTGACTCCTACCTGGTCCTACAGAGGTTCTATCACATTGAGGATCTTCTGCAGGACTTCGAGGACAGACTGCGGTCCGACTGGAGTTCTCAGCTGGACTCTGACTGTGGATTCATCCTGGAGCAACCGGTCATACAGAACAACCAGCAAGGCATGCTGGGAGTTAACTGCAGCCACAAGGTCAGTCTGATTGGCTGAAACTAATCAAGGCTCATCATACTTTACCTGGAGTccactcacgtgtgtgtgtgtgtgtagctgcaggTGGTGTTGAGGGAGCTCCGGTATGTGAGCAGGAAGACAGACGTAAAGCTCCGCCCTTCTGCTGCCCGACTCTTCACCTTCAGAGATGACATCACAAGGAACTACCTGAGCCTGAGTCACATGGTGTCCTGTTACAAGCAGGTACACGGCCCCTCAGGTAAATCCctgtgaagaggaagacgaaggTCAGGTGACGGATTGTGGTCTTCCTTCAGGTGGTGAGTGGCGTCCTGCCAGCGGAGCTTTCTCTGATCCAGGATCAGCTGCAGGTCCTGGGCCTGAACCAGAATCTGTCAGAGCTGCAGAGATACACCTGGGGCAGCGAAGGTGAGACACACGATGATCTCGTTGTCTAGGTCTCCAGTCTCACCGCACACTATCTGTACGATGTGTGTTCAGgtttgcagcagcaggtggagcagaGCAGAGACACGGTGTTGCTCCTCCACTCCAGAGTGAGCCAGGCCCGAGCCAACATGGACTCCATGACACGCATCATACAGGTCGGTGAGTCTCTAAGCACCCTTCTTGTATCTCCAGTAGTCTCACTTCAGCACCTGCTGCTTGTCCTGCAGGGTTGGGCAGAGCTTCACCTCCTGCAGCGCTCAGGTGAGTCACTGCTGGAGCTCGGAGATGTGGAGCAGAGCTACAAACAcatcagagaggagggagaggagctgctcaGGTTAACACAGGTAGGTACCAGCttgagggggcggggggaggagcaggagctgaTGCCTCTGCTGCTGTGTTCTCAGGTGAACAGGAGCCTGTACGGAGTTGAAGACTCCTCTGATTCTTGGAACATGTATCTGGACCACCTGGATGACAAAGTCCTGGATGGACTGTTCCAGCTGGTGCTCAGATCCCTGCACTTCCTGTTGGACCACATGGACCCGCGGGTACACACATCCAAGCAGAGCTCTTCAACCTGCAAACTTGTCGCTGTCCAGTGAAATTTACCATTTTGGAATCAAAATAGGTCATCGACGTGATTCGTTTAGAGTTCCTGACATCAGGAGGTGAACTCACCTCTTAATGAAACTAGTTAGCTGTTATTTAATCAAAATAGACAGATATATAGAAAGATgctgaaataacaaaacaatgcagatttagaaaaagtgtgaactcatgtttgttttttacttttaaaatgctTATTTTCTGAATGCACACGGTGCAAAGCTACGCTGAAACCATCCATCAACATAACGCCAATACTCCACTGGTACTAGAATGCATCTCCCCTTAGTTTCCCCATGTCTTTGTTGCGTGTACAGAGCTGCAGTGCATTTCTCACGGTCAGTCTGAGgctgcaggaaacaggaagtgtgttTGAGCCGTCGGTGGGCGTCGGCCTCTCGGACCTCCTGCAGACCGTCATCTCTGACATTTACACAGCGGCCAGTCTGCCATTGAGGATCTCTGGGAGTCGCCACAGCAACTACCAGGTGACTGACATCACACACTCGGTCCTTTGGAGGCTGCGGTTTCTTCCTTTCCttgtctgtccgtctctctgttaGGTGTCCCTGCAGCAGAGTTTGGATCTCTCTGCactggaacaggaagtgaagaatcgcctgcagcaggtgagggaggaggcggagcttctgtTGACAAGGCTGGACAGGTACTCGTACCTTTGGCTGAGCGACAGGAAGCGGGTGATGGAGGAGTTTCTGACCTACAGCAGACCGCTGGGACctgaggagctggaggcgggaGAGACCCCGCCCACCCTAAATGACTTCCTGAGAGAGGTGAGACACACCTGAGCAGAGGTGGTGACCCAGCAGGTTGTCAGTGACCTGCAAGTGTTCTAGATGTGCCTGTGTTTCAGATCAATTCTCTCAACACACTGAGGGAAGAGGTGACTCACTTGGATGACGTCGTCCTTCTGCACAGCTGGCTGCAGGTGGACCTCCGAGCCTTCAAAGACTCGCTGCTGTCAGTTGTACACAAATGGAGACACCTGTACACAGATTACCTGCTGGACTCAGTCAGTGACCGGTAAACCCACCTCAGACCTACTGAACCAGGCTAAATGAAACCACCCAGAGTCTGATTGTGAAGAccaaggactgtgtgtgtgtgtgtgtgtgtgtgtgtagtctgcAGCAGGTGACTCCCCAATGTGATGATGTAGAGTCTGCCTCTTCGTCCAGCTTCCCTCTGACAGAAACCATCATCCTGCTGGAAGCTGCAGGAGTCCAGCTGCCTGACAGGTTCTTCTTCTAGCTCATAGTTGCAGAGCTGATGCCCTGGGGAGGAAACGGCTGGAGACAACTGGACCACTCGAGTCATTGTGACGATTAAAAGTTCACTTCTGATGACTAATTGGTTTACTGGCGTTAGTTTGCAGCAGGTAACCTCAGTCCTGATGTTCAACCTGTCAGACGTCTCTGAGACAGACAGGAGACTCACTAACATCCATCTTTGGGCGTAGCACTTCACAATGTAAGTAAATAGTGATGTAGATTGTCTTTGCATTAAGaatatcattttcttttttaaagtgatAGAGACGCTTAGTCAGGTTTGGGTCTATACATTTTTCAATATATAAGAACTCAAAATCTGCCCTAACAAATTGCAGAGTTGACTTGTCAAAGCGACGGCACTGTGGATTGTGGGTAGACAGCGGTTAGGGAACATCTGGGTCGCAGAGAACcacaagataaataaatgatttaatagAACTTTTCTCTTCAAAACCTGTAATTGACACAAAAGACGTTCATCCAGCAGACAGATGGGT is drawn from Gasterosteus aculeatus chromosome 3, fGasAcu3.hap1.1, whole genome shotgun sequence and contains these coding sequences:
- the LOC120816510 gene encoding dynein beta chain, ciliary isoform X8; the protein is MDVRDERLDPVRSFTLKGFRLEQETWRGVSSGDDSEMVFNSFFNTQDNTHLFIHHQDGGRLCVGLHFPQNVRTKVICVSKTGREVVTKKNVRKILIIQEVQGEDAKTAMIAVSEEVTCPLLSNPGTSRSWAVGLAEEALRSMERQRNEALVVKGQIEGRTFLAYPDALRDECLHDNALHDDSFQGDTEGRRWLDMQLLHACDSTIMEWMKLVSEVLQQDSSQLVLDGQEPLPSAEFNFWRSRLRNLHFIQQQSAESVYFSSLKDLHTDIQKGLDEAEDVTRNLKPVQEKLDELQQMEYQQVGDNMAAVMEEVRLVWIKSEFYCSTRVVVLLQEICTLFIQMDGDTLSWDFPSHLVFFRLDHFLLHLQGIQEVFSVSQQLHQLEWTVLSGVGGRTRTDMVQEVYQDFLCHVTVLSDLNCDPSDPDDQSFLKHRSQFWVQVSDLETRLVSVLSRAFVDCCVSSSGEKLVKMFGFILDRPLIHDQLRPHLVRLEEMVLEELDQIEQLFFSQREESDTFCMFTPSHAARLCWSQQLRRRAETTLNHHRTLQQLDLDSGDSYLVLQRFYHIEDLLQDFEDRLRSDWSSQLDSDCGFILEQPVIQNNQQGMLGVNCSHKLQVVLRELRYVSRKTDVKLRPSAARLFTFRDDITRNYLSLSHMVSCYKQVVSGVLPAELSLIQDQLQVLGLNQNLSELQRYTWGSEGLQQQVEQSRDTVLLLHSRVSQARANMDSMTRIIQGWAELHLLQRSGESLLELGDVEQSYKHIREEGEELLRLTQVGTSLRGRGEEQELMPLLLCSQVNRSLYGVEDSSDSWNMYLDHLDDKVLDGLFQLVLRSLHFLLDHMDPRSCSAFLTVSLRLQETGSVFEPSVGVGLSDLLQTVISDIYTAASLPLRISGSRHSNYQVSLQQSLDLSALEQEVKNRLQQVREEAELLLTRLDRYSYLWLSDRKRVMEEFLTYSRPLGPEELEAGETPPTLNDFLREINSLNTLREEVTHLDDVVLLHSWLQVDLRAFKDSLLSVVHKWRHLYTDYLLDSVSDRLQQVTPQCDDVESASSSSFPLTETIILLEAAGVQLPDRFFF
- the LOC120816510 gene encoding dynein axonemal heavy chain 17 isoform X13; protein product: MQLLHACDSTIMEWMKLVSEVLQQDSSQLVLDGQEPLPSAEFNFWRSRLRNLHFIQQQLMSSRAQQVLSIAQSAESVYFSSLKDLHTDIQKGLDEAEDVTRNLKPVQEKLDELQQMEYQQVGDNMAAVMEEVRLVWIKSEFYCSTRVVVLLQEICTLFIQMSRSFLHGEDLMRPVGSELGQKMDDVTLVIWTLKSLKEAFRLCRTQLEDQRQDGDTLSWDFPSHLVFFRLDHFLLHLQGIQEVFSVSQQLHQLEWTVLSGVGGRTRTDMVQEVYQDFLCHVTVLSDLNCDPSDPDDQSFLKHRSQFWVQVSDLETRLVSVLSRAFVDCCVSSSGEKLVKMFGFILDRPLIHDQLRPHLVRLEEMVLEELDQIEQLFFSQREESDTFCMFTPSHAARLCWSQQLRRRAETTLNHHRTLQQLDLDSGDSYLVLQRFYHIEDLLQDFEDRLRSDWSSQLDSDCGFILEQPVIQNNQQGMLGVNCSHKLQVVLRELRYVSRKTDVKLRPSAARLFTFRDDITRNYLSLSHMVSCYKQVVSGVLPAELSLIQDQLQVLGLNQNLSELQRYTWGSEGLQQQVEQSRDTVLLLHSRVSQARANMDSMTRIIQGWAELHLLQRSGESLLELGDVEQSYKHIREEGEELLRLTQVNRSLYGVEDSSDSWNMYLDHLDDKVLDGLFQLVLRSLHFLLDHMDPRSCSAFLTVSLRLQETGSVFEPSVGVGLSDLLQTVISDIYTAASLPLRISGSRHSNYQVSLQQSLDLSALEQEVKNRLQQVREEAELLLTRLDRYSYLWLSDRKRVMEEFLTYSRPLGPEELEAGETPPTLNDFLREINSLNTLREEVTHLDDVVLLHSWLQVDLRAFKDSLLSVVHKWRHLYTDYLLDSVSDRLQQVTPQCDDVESASSSSFPLTETIILLEAAGVQLPDRFFF
- the LOC120816510 gene encoding dynein beta chain, ciliary isoform X1, encoding MDVRDERLDPVRSFTLKGFRLEQETWRGVSSGDDSEMVFNSFFNTQDNTHLFIHHQDGGRLCVGLHFPQNVRTKVICVSKTGREVVTKKNVRKILIIQEVQGEDAKTAMIAVSEEVTCPLLSNPGTSRSWAVGLAEEALRSMERQRNEALVVKGQIEGRTFLAYPDALRDECLHDNALHDDSFQGDTEGRRWLDMQLLHACDSTIMEWMKLVSEVLQQDSSQLVLDGQEPLPSAEFNFWRSRLRNLHFIQQQLMSSRAQQVLSIAQSAESVYFSSLKDLHTDIQKGLDEAEDVTRNLKPVQEKLDELQQMEYQQVGDNMAAVMEEVRLVWIKSEFYCSTRVVVLLQEICTLFIQMSRSFLHGEDLMRPVGSELGQKMDDVTLVIWTLKSLKEAFRLCRTQLEDQRQDGDTLSWDFPSHLVFFRLDHFLLHLQGIQEVFSVSQQLHQLEWTVLSGVGGRTRTDMVQEVYQDFLCHVTVLSDLNCDPSDPDDQSFLKHRSQFWVQVSDLETRLVSVLSRAFVDCCVSSSGEKLVKMFGFILDRPLIHDQLRPHLVRLEEMVLEELDQIEQLFFSQREESDTFCMFTPSHAARLCWSQQLRRRAETTLNHHRTLQQLDLDSGDSYLVLQRFYHIEDLLQDFEDRLRSDWSSQLDSDCGFILEQPVIQNNQQGMLGVNCSHKLQVVLRELRYVSRKTDVKLRPSAARLFTFRDDITRNYLSLSHMVSCYKQVVSGVLPAELSLIQDQLQVLGLNQNLSELQRYTWGSEGLQQQVEQSRDTVLLLHSRVSQARANMDSMTRIIQGWAELHLLQRSGESLLELGDVEQSYKHIREEGEELLRLTQVGTSLRGRGEEQELMPLLLCSQVNRSLYGVEDSSDSWNMYLDHLDDKVLDGLFQLVLRSLHFLLDHMDPRSCSAFLTVSLRLQETGSVFEPSVGVGLSDLLQTVISDIYTAASLPLRISGSRHSNYQVSLQQSLDLSALEQEVKNRLQQVREEAELLLTRLDRYSYLWLSDRKRVMEEFLTYSRPLGPEELEAGETPPTLNDFLREINSLNTLREEVTHLDDVVLLHSWLQVDLRAFKDSLLSVVHKWRHLYTDYLLDSVSDRLQQVTPQCDDVESASSSSFPLTETIILLEAAGVQLPDRFFF
- the LOC120816510 gene encoding dynein beta chain, ciliary isoform X3; protein product: MDVRDERLDPVRSFTLKGFRLEQETWRGVSSGDDSEMVFNSFFNTQDNTHLFIHHQDGGRLCVGLHFPQNVRTKVICVSKTGREVVTKKNVRKILIIQEVQGEDAKTAMIAVSEEVTCPLLSNPGTSRSWAVGLAEEALRSMERQRNEALVVKGQIEGRTFLAYPDALRDECLHDNALHDDSFQGDTEGRRWLDMQLLHACDSTIMEWMKLVSEVLQQDSSQLVLDGQEPLPSAEFNFWRSRLRNLHFIQQQLMSSRAQQVLSIAQSAESVYFSSLKDLHTDIQKGLDEAEDVTRNLKPVQEKLDELQQMEYQQVGDNMAAVMEEVRLVWIKSEFYCSTRVVVLLQEICTLFIQMSRSFLHGEDLMRPVGSELGQKMDDVTLVIWTLKSLKEAFRLCRTQLEDQRQDGDTLSWDFPSHLVFFRLDHFLLHLQGIQEVFSVSQQLHQLEWTVLSGVGGRTRTDMVQEVYQDFLCHVTVLSDLNCDPSDPDDQSFLKHRSQFWVQVSDLETRLVSVLSRAFVDCCVSSSGEKLVKMFGFILDRPLIHDQLRPHLVRLEEMVLEELDQIEQLFFSQREESDTFCMFTPSHAARLCWSQQLRRRAETTLNHHRTLQQLDLDSGDSYLVLQRFYHIEDLLQDFEDRLRSDWSSQLDSDCGFILEQPVIQNNQQGMLGVNCSHKLQVVLRELRYVSRKTDVKLRPSAARLFTFRDDITRNYLSLSHMVSCYKQVVSGVLPAELSLIQDQLQVLGLNQNLSELQRYTWGSEGLQQQVEQSRDTVLLLHSRVSQARANMDSMTRIIQGWAELHLLQRSGESLLELGDVEQSYKHIREEGEELLRLTQVNRSLYGVEDSSDSWNMYLDHLDDKVLDGLFQLVLRSLHFLLDHMDPRSCSAFLTVSLRLQETGSVFEPSVGVGLSDLLQTVISDIYTAASLPLRISGSRHSNYQVSLQQSLDLSALEQEVKNRLQQVREEAELLLTRLDRYSYLWLSDRKRVMEEFLTYSRPLGPEELEAGETPPTLNDFLREINSLNTLREEVTHLDDVVLLHSWLQVDLRAFKDSLLSVVHKWRHLYTDYLLDSVSDRLQQVTPQCDDVESASSSSFPLTETIILLEAAGVQLPDRFFF
- the LOC120816510 gene encoding dynein axonemal heavy chain 17 isoform X12; translation: MQLLHACDSTIMEWMKLVSEVLQQDSSQLVLDGQEPLPSAEFNFWRSRLRNLHFIQQQLMSSRAQQVLSIAQSAESVYFSSLKDLHTDIQKGLDEAEDVTRNLKPVQEKLDELQQMEYQQVGDNMAAVMEEVRLVWIKSEFYCSTRVVVLLQEICTLFIQMSRSFLHGEDLMRPVGSELGQKMDDVTLVIWTLKSLKEAFRLCRTQLEDQRQDGDTLSWDFPSHLVFFRLDHFLLHLQGIQEVFSVSQQLHQLEWTVLSGVGGRTRTDMVQEVYQDFLCHVTVLSDLNCDPSDPDDQSFLKHRSQFWVQVSDLETRLVSVLSRAFVDCCVSSSGEKLVKMFGFILDRPLIHDQLRPHLVRLEEMVLEELDQIEQLFFSQREESDTFCMFTPSHAARLCWSQQLRRRAETTLNHHRTLQQLDLDSGDSYLVLQRFYHIEDLLQDFEDRLRSDWSSQLDSDCGFILEQPVIQNNQQGMLGVNCSHKLQVVLRELRYVSRKTDVKLRPSAARLFTFRDDITRNYLSLSHMVSCYKQVVSGVLPAELSLIQDQLQVLGLNQNLSELQRYTWGSEGLQQQVEQSRDTVLLLHSRVSQARANMDSMTRIIQGWAELHLLQRSGESLLELGDVEQSYKHIREEGEELLRLTQVGTSLRGRGEEQELMPLLLCSQVNRSLYGVEDSSDSWNMYLDHLDDKVLDGLFQLVLRSLHFLLDHMDPRSCSAFLTVSLRLQETGSVFEPSVGVGLSDLLQTVISDIYTAASLPLRISGSRHSNYQVSLQQSLDLSALEQEVKNRLQQVREEAELLLTRLDRYSYLWLSDRKRVMEEFLTYSRPLGPEELEAGETPPTLNDFLREINSLNTLREEVTHLDDVVLLHSWLQVDLRAFKDSLLSVVHKWRHLYTDYLLDSVSDRLQQVTPQCDDVESASSSSFPLTETIILLEAAGVQLPDRFFF
- the LOC120816510 gene encoding dynein beta chain, ciliary isoform X4, with the translated sequence MDVRDERLDPVRSFTLKGFRLEQETWRGVSSGDDSEMVFNSFFNTQDNTHLFIHHQDGGRLCVGLHFPQNVRTKVICVSKTGREVVTKKNVRKILIIQEVQGEDAKTAMIAVSEEVTCPLLSNPGTSRSWAVGLAEEALRSMERQRNEALVVKGQIEGRTFLAYPDALRDECLHDNALHDDSFQGDTEGRRWLDMQLLHACDSTIMEWMKLVSEVLQQDSSQLVLDGQEPLPSAEFNFWRSRLRNLHFIQQQSAESVYFSSLKDLHTDIQKGLDEAEDVTRNLKPVQEKLDELQQMEYQQVGDNMAAVMEEVRLVWIKSEFYCSTRVVVLLQEICTLFIQMSRSFLHGEDLMRPVGSELGQKMDDVTLVIWTLKSLKEAFRLCRTQLEDQRQDGDTLSWDFPSHLVFFRLDHFLLHLQGIQEVFSVSQQLHQLEWTVLSGVGGRTRTDMVQEVYQDFLCHVTVLSDLNCDPSDPDDQSFLKHRSQFWVQVSDLETRLVSVLSRAFVDCCVSSSGEKLVKMFGFILDRPLIHDQLRPHLVRLEEMVLEELDQIEQLFFSQREESDTFCMFTPSHAARLCWSQQLRRRAETTLNHHRTLQQLDLDSGDSYLVLQRFYHIEDLLQDFEDRLRSDWSSQLDSDCGFILEQPVIQNNQQGMLGVNCSHKLQVVLRELRYVSRKTDVKLRPSAARLFTFRDDITRNYLSLSHMVSCYKQVVSGVLPAELSLIQDQLQVLGLNQNLSELQRYTWGSEGLQQQVEQSRDTVLLLHSRVSQARANMDSMTRIIQGWAELHLLQRSGESLLELGDVEQSYKHIREEGEELLRLTQVNRSLYGVEDSSDSWNMYLDHLDDKVLDGLFQLVLRSLHFLLDHMDPRSCSAFLTVSLRLQETGSVFEPSVGVGLSDLLQTVISDIYTAASLPLRISGSRHSNYQVSLQQSLDLSALEQEVKNRLQQVREEAELLLTRLDRYSYLWLSDRKRVMEEFLTYSRPLGPEELEAGETPPTLNDFLREINSLNTLREEVTHLDDVVLLHSWLQVDLRAFKDSLLSVVHKWRHLYTDYLLDSVSDRLQQVTPQCDDVESASSSSFPLTETIILLEAAGVQLPDRFFF